The region ATAAAAATGGGGTTAAATGAAACCGAATTGACAAAACTTTTCTTGAGATCAAAACCTGTTAAAATGATTATAAGCCTTAAAAAGGGGCCTAAATATGCAACACAAGTTTCAAAGGAAATAGATTGCACCTATTCACACACAGTTAAACTTCTAGATGAACTTGAAACCTTGGGTCTTGTGACATTCAAAAAACACGGTAGAATAAAGGTTGTTGAACTGACAGAGGATGGGGTTGATCTCGCCCATTCTATTGAGGGTGTTTTAATAAAGTTG is a window of Candidatus Aenigmatarchaeota archaeon DNA encoding:
- a CDS encoding winged helix DNA-binding protein; this encodes MGLNETELTKLFLRSKPVKMIISLKKGPKYATQVSKEIDCTYSHTVKLLDELETLGLVTFKKHGRIKVVELTEDGVDLAHSIEGVLIKLSRIKEGKEKEE